The Sphingomonas alpina genome has a segment encoding these proteins:
- a CDS encoding alanine racemase, giving the protein MTPLATLQTPALLLDVQRVERNAARMRAAVTDRGVLLRTHVKTSKSIDVARLVIDPERPAITVSTLREAEIFFDHGMHDIFYAVGITPNKLDRAFDLRARGAALMLVVDTVDAAHAVASAARRHGDAVPVTIEIDSDGHRAGVRPDQKDVLLAIAAALVEGARVAGVMTHAGGSYNARSDDELRHYARLEREGAITAANHLRQAGYDIDTVSIGSTPTALFAEHFKGITEVRAGVFTFFDLVMAGIGVCGIDEIAISVLSSVIAVQPDKGQIVIDAGWMALSRDRGTAAQPVDQGYGLVCDADGVPIPDLIVAAANQEHGLVRVRDDSPCPLPDLKIGDLIRILPNHACATGAQHDAYQVFDVECRAATAVWPRFHGW; this is encoded by the coding sequence ATGACACCTTTGGCAACACTCCAGACCCCGGCTCTCTTGCTTGATGTGCAGCGCGTCGAACGCAACGCGGCGCGGATGCGTGCCGCGGTCACCGATCGCGGCGTGCTGTTGCGCACGCATGTGAAGACATCGAAATCGATCGACGTGGCGCGGCTGGTGATCGACCCGGAACGACCGGCGATCACGGTCTCCACGTTGCGCGAAGCGGAAATTTTCTTCGATCACGGCATGCACGATATCTTCTATGCGGTGGGCATTACGCCCAACAAGCTCGATCGCGCATTCGACCTGCGCGCGCGCGGTGCCGCACTGATGCTGGTGGTCGACACTGTCGATGCGGCGCACGCGGTGGCGAGCGCGGCACGGCGACACGGCGATGCCGTACCGGTGACGATCGAGATCGATTCCGATGGCCACCGCGCCGGTGTGCGTCCTGATCAGAAGGATGTTCTGCTGGCGATCGCAGCCGCGCTGGTCGAGGGTGCCAGGGTGGCCGGCGTGATGACTCATGCCGGCGGCAGCTATAACGCGCGGAGCGACGACGAACTGCGCCATTATGCGCGACTGGAGCGCGAGGGCGCGATCACGGCGGCAAACCATCTGCGCCAGGCAGGTTATGATATCGACACCGTCAGTATCGGATCGACCCCCACCGCCCTGTTCGCCGAGCATTTCAAGGGCATCACCGAGGTGCGCGCCGGCGTGTTCACCTTCTTCGATCTCGTCATGGCCGGAATCGGCGTGTGCGGGATCGACGAGATCGCGATCAGCGTGCTGTCCAGCGTCATCGCGGTTCAGCCGGACAAGGGACAGATCGTCATCGATGCGGGCTGGATGGCTTTGTCGCGCGACCGCGGCACGGCCGCCCAACCGGTGGATCAGGGCTATGGCCTGGTCTGCGATGCGGACGGTGTGCCGATACCCGATCTGATCGTGGCCGCCGCCAATCAGGAACATGGGCTTGTCCGCGTTCGCGACGACAGCCCATGCCCCCTCCCCGATCTGAAGATCGGCGACCTCATCCGCATTCTGCCGAACCATGCTTGCGCGACGGGCGCGCAGCATGATGCCTATCAAGTGTTCGATGTCGAGTGCCGCGCGGCAACCGCCGTCTGGCCCCGTTTTCATGGGTGGTGA
- a CDS encoding TetR/AcrR family transcriptional regulator, which yields MARPRLDHNEQRERIARAACDVILEVGLENARLAEIGTRAGVTTGAVQHYFRSKEDLLFFAKNHVYDLLMDKSRAMPEEGAGAERLFFIIHRHLPTSGERIKASRLLEAFRGRAIGNATLLRSQHKRDRIFLDMLHHEIERLKDMGLTHADLDIEKAALGLNAMLDGLGCIVMASPGGFKSLDLAAIVEDYVCATFGVPRPATDAAPIPKRRKGA from the coding sequence ATGGCTCGTCCAAGACTGGATCACAACGAACAACGCGAAAGGATCGCGCGCGCCGCTTGCGACGTGATTCTGGAGGTCGGGTTGGAGAATGCCCGGCTGGCCGAGATCGGCACCCGTGCAGGCGTGACGACCGGCGCCGTCCAGCATTATTTCAGAAGCAAGGAAGACCTGCTCTTCTTCGCCAAGAACCATGTCTACGACCTGTTGATGGACAAGAGCCGGGCGATGCCGGAGGAAGGCGCCGGCGCCGAGCGGCTGTTCTTCATCATTCACCGCCATCTGCCGACCAGTGGCGAGCGGATCAAGGCGAGCCGCTTGCTCGAAGCGTTCAGGGGGCGCGCGATCGGCAACGCCACGTTGCTGCGCAGCCAGCACAAGCGCGATCGCATTTTCCTGGACATGCTCCATCACGAGATCGAGCGACTGAAGGACATGGGACTGACGCACGCCGACCTCGACATCGAGAAGGCAGCGCTCGGCTTGAACGCAATGCTCGATGGCCTGGGCTGCATCGTCATGGCGTCCCCCGGCGGGTTCAAATCGCTCGATCTGGCTGCGATCGTCGAAGACTATGTCTGCGCCACGTTCGGCGTGCCACGCCCCGCAACGGATGCGGCACCGATACCCAAGCGCCGCAAGGGCGCTTGA
- a CDS encoding peptide MFS transporter, translating to MPDENRAAGAAPRTLFGHPAGLTILFSTEAMAYFSAFGMQALLVLYMVRQLDFTQPQASFIYGLYVGAANLTPLLGGFIADRFIGKGRAITLGASLMALGHLAMTWDSGLYAGLTLVALGNGFFITSLASQIGDLYAADDPRRERAYVIYYLGINLGSFVAPLVCGALAQAYGWHYGFAAAAVAMVLGLVIHIAFKPALSASLAHSGRFSASSSPEAPAASDTIKLAAKLPLLAAVLGLVILFRLGYEQIGNTIALWIDGNTDRMLGGFRIPAPWFQSLNPLLIFTLTPLLTWYWRRREDAGRPIPTLSKMMLGCAFSALAYLAMIGGAWEWGVHGQAGMMWPLAFFLFMTLAEIHVLPIGLALFGRLSPARHASFIIGIWYSAKFVASIAAGAFGTLWTALTPTAFFAVNIGLALATMALMYGAGRMGLNRALAR from the coding sequence ATGCCTGACGAAAATCGCGCGGCAGGCGCCGCACCACGCACATTGTTCGGCCACCCGGCCGGACTGACGATACTCTTCTCGACTGAGGCGATGGCCTATTTCTCGGCCTTCGGAATGCAGGCGCTGCTGGTGCTCTACATGGTGCGCCAGCTCGACTTCACTCAACCGCAAGCCTCTTTCATTTACGGCCTCTACGTCGGCGCGGCCAATCTGACGCCCCTGCTCGGCGGTTTCATTGCCGATCGCTTTATCGGCAAGGGCCGCGCAATCACCCTCGGCGCATCGCTGATGGCGCTGGGTCATCTCGCCATGACCTGGGACAGCGGGCTCTATGCGGGGCTGACACTCGTCGCGCTGGGCAACGGCTTCTTCATCACTTCGCTGGCGAGCCAGATCGGCGACCTCTACGCTGCCGATGACCCGCGCCGCGAACGCGCCTATGTCATCTATTATCTCGGCATCAATCTGGGCAGCTTCGTTGCGCCTCTGGTCTGCGGCGCGCTCGCCCAGGCCTATGGCTGGCACTATGGCTTTGCCGCGGCGGCGGTCGCGATGGTGCTCGGCCTGGTGATCCATATCGCGTTCAAGCCGGCGCTCAGCGCTTCACTGGCCCATTCCGGCCGGTTTTCGGCGTCGTCATCCCCTGAAGCGCCGGCCGCATCCGACACCATCAAGCTGGCAGCCAAACTCCCCCTGCTTGCGGCGGTACTGGGCCTCGTGATCCTGTTCCGGCTTGGTTATGAACAGATCGGCAACACCATCGCATTGTGGATCGACGGCAATACCGATCGCATGCTGGGCGGGTTTCGCATCCCCGCACCCTGGTTCCAGTCGCTCAATCCACTGCTGATCTTCACCCTCACGCCTCTTCTGACCTGGTACTGGCGCCGGCGCGAAGATGCCGGGCGCCCGATCCCAACTCTGTCCAAGATGATGCTCGGCTGCGCCTTCTCCGCCCTCGCCTATCTGGCAATGATCGGCGGCGCATGGGAATGGGGCGTGCATGGACAGGCCGGCATGATGTGGCCGTTGGCATTCTTCCTGTTCATGACGCTGGCGGAGATCCATGTACTGCCGATCGGCCTGGCGCTGTTCGGCCGGCTCTCCCCGGCGCGGCATGCCTCGTTCATCATCGGCATCTGGTATTCGGCCAAGTTCGTGGCGAGCATCGCTGCCGGCGCCTTCGGCACCTTATGGACCGCGCTGACGCCGACAGCCTTTTTCGCCGTCAATATCGGCCTCGCGCTTGCGACCATGGCGCTGATGTACGGCGCGGGCCGGATGGGCTTGAATCGAGCGCTCGCCCGATAG
- a CDS encoding alpha/beta hydrolase, with protein MRILLLLTSLLFAVPVSASEAPIASPRLAALQAQLDGRNDGGDVAAFWADVRAKGTPLIEPVAGEPAQMTLTFLWREPTDRDHIDLGVFGVFNATPWQTGDPLIRLAHTDIWYRSYRVSAALRAQYMLIGRDGAARGAKPQRAWSHTDEAGRDRDFDLFLDPLNPRTIDDVYFLPHSRESIFDGPDAPRETWLAPKPARLHGRMIDLTIRSAVLGNERNLAVYVPDPSLTKGKPPGLLLLFDGPSYRAAGRVPEMLDRMIAAGAIAPTVAVMVDSITLDNREKELAPNEPFTRFIAEELMPMLRTRFGLSGDPRKTVIAGASRGGQSASFIAMRHPELFGNVIAQSPALWWGPSEADMDTHWLARAFENRDRLPIRFYIQMGTLEDAKSMLGTARHFQEILHSKGYDVTYREFVGGHTFFSWRAILPPGADRVTACRRTPG; from the coding sequence GTGAGAATATTGCTGCTGCTGACTTCATTGCTGTTCGCGGTGCCGGTATCCGCCAGCGAGGCGCCCATCGCCAGCCCCCGACTGGCTGCCTTGCAGGCGCAACTGGATGGGCGGAACGACGGCGGCGACGTCGCGGCGTTCTGGGCGGATGTGCGAGCGAAGGGTACGCCCTTGATCGAACCGGTGGCCGGTGAGCCGGCTCAAATGACCCTCACCTTCCTGTGGCGCGAACCGACCGACCGCGACCATATCGACCTGGGTGTGTTCGGCGTGTTCAACGCCACGCCGTGGCAGACCGGCGACCCGCTGATCCGGCTGGCGCATACCGATATCTGGTATCGCAGCTACCGCGTGAGTGCGGCACTCCGCGCGCAATATATGCTGATCGGGCGCGATGGTGCCGCGCGCGGCGCAAAACCCCAGCGCGCATGGTCACACACGGACGAAGCAGGCCGCGACAGGGATTTCGATCTGTTTCTCGATCCACTTAACCCGCGCACGATCGACGATGTCTATTTCCTGCCGCACAGCCGCGAGAGCATCTTCGACGGGCCAGACGCGCCGCGCGAGACCTGGCTCGCCCCGAAACCGGCACGACTGCACGGCAGGATGATCGACCTGACGATCAGGAGCGCCGTTCTGGGGAATGAGCGCAACCTCGCAGTCTATGTGCCCGACCCGAGTTTGACCAAAGGCAAGCCACCCGGACTGCTCCTGCTGTTCGACGGCCCTTCCTACCGCGCAGCCGGGCGGGTACCGGAAATGCTCGACCGGATGATTGCCGCCGGCGCGATCGCGCCGACAGTGGCGGTGATGGTCGACAGTATCACATTGGACAATCGCGAGAAGGAGCTTGCGCCCAACGAGCCCTTTACCCGTTTCATCGCCGAGGAGCTGATGCCGATGCTGCGCACCCGCTTCGGCCTGTCTGGCGATCCGCGCAAGACGGTGATCGCAGGCGCGAGCCGCGGCGGCCAGAGTGCCAGCTTCATCGCGATGCGGCATCCCGAATTGTTCGGCAATGTCATCGCCCAGTCGCCCGCCTTATGGTGGGGCCCTTCCGAAGCGGATATGGACACGCATTGGCTGGCGCGCGCGTTCGAAAACCGGGATCGCCTGCCGATCCGTTTCTATATCCAGATGGGCACGCTCGAAGACGCCAAATCGATGCTGGGCACGGCCCGGCATTTCCAGGAAATTCTGCATTCAAAGGGCTATGACGTTACCTATCGCGAATTTGTCGGCGGCCATACATTCTTCAGCTGGCGCGCCATCCTTCCCCCAGGCGCTGACCGCGTTACTGCCTGCCGAAGAACGCCGGGCTGA
- a CDS encoding APC family permease, with translation MQAPSVKSGPSLARAIGGAGFFTLAFGSIVGSGWVVVLGEWIAAAGPGGALIGFLAGGVLMAMVAAAYAELVARLPRAGCECTFALEGIGPRCGFITGWFLCLYIVSFTAFEAIALSWFLEMLFPALAQGPVPYRLLGHDVSLFALLLGVCGAVLLGIFNSLGAHLAVGLQRLITFAFIGLSLLLILLGFWKGDPQNWHPFFLAPEKGSLGTGIFWVFATSTLFLSGFQSAANAIEERSVGTSFRTVARAMIGGVAGAAAFYCLIILASTALVPWRDLLSQSLPVAAAFQKALPNGLASKIILIAAIISLAKTWSALHLSASRLVLAQARAGFLPAALAKVDPVHGVPRRAILFVAACTCLGVCLGRGAILPIINMSTICVTLIVVLSLIALLRVRRRQGARPGFVLAGGTPLVLVIMLGAAVAAVVAVVSPFQAATGVPLEFLMMGGWTILGILFWFGTTRRHA, from the coding sequence GTGCAGGCGCCAAGCGTAAAAAGCGGACCGTCGCTTGCTCGCGCCATTGGCGGCGCAGGATTCTTCACCCTCGCCTTTGGCAGCATCGTCGGATCCGGCTGGGTCGTCGTCCTCGGCGAATGGATTGCCGCGGCCGGCCCCGGCGGTGCGCTGATCGGATTCCTCGCCGGCGGAGTGCTGATGGCGATGGTCGCGGCGGCCTATGCCGAACTGGTCGCCCGCCTGCCGCGCGCCGGATGCGAATGCACCTTCGCGCTGGAGGGGATCGGGCCACGCTGCGGTTTCATCACTGGCTGGTTCCTGTGCCTCTACATCGTCAGCTTTACCGCGTTCGAGGCGATCGCCTTGTCCTGGTTTCTGGAAATGCTGTTTCCGGCACTCGCCCAGGGACCGGTCCCGTATCGGCTGCTGGGTCATGACGTCTCGCTGTTCGCGTTGCTGCTCGGGGTCTGCGGCGCGGTACTGCTGGGGATCTTCAACAGTCTCGGCGCGCATCTGGCGGTCGGTCTGCAGCGACTGATCACCTTCGCTTTTATCGGCCTGTCGCTGCTGCTGATCCTGCTGGGGTTCTGGAAGGGTGATCCGCAAAACTGGCACCCCTTTTTCCTTGCGCCGGAAAAGGGCTCGCTCGGCACCGGTATATTCTGGGTCTTTGCAACCTCGACCTTGTTCCTCAGCGGATTTCAGTCCGCCGCCAATGCGATCGAGGAACGGTCTGTCGGGACGTCATTCAGGACGGTAGCTCGGGCAATGATCGGCGGCGTCGCGGGGGCAGCGGCCTTTTATTGCCTGATCATCCTCGCATCGACCGCGCTGGTCCCGTGGCGTGACCTGCTGTCCCAATCGCTGCCCGTCGCTGCTGCCTTTCAAAAGGCCCTGCCCAATGGCCTGGCTTCGAAAATCATTCTCATCGCGGCGATCATCTCGCTGGCCAAGACATGGAGCGCGCTGCATCTGAGCGCTTCGCGGCTGGTGCTTGCCCAGGCTCGCGCCGGCTTCCTGCCTGCGGCACTCGCCAAGGTCGATCCGGTTCATGGCGTGCCGCGCCGGGCGATCCTGTTCGTTGCGGCCTGCACCTGTCTCGGCGTTTGCCTCGGGCGCGGCGCGATCCTGCCGATCATCAACATGAGCACGATCTGCGTGACGCTGATCGTCGTGCTGTCGCTGATCGCCTTGCTGCGCGTGCGGCGCCGGCAGGGCGCCCGGCCCGGCTTTGTCCTGGCAGGCGGTACGCCGCTGGTCCTGGTGATCATGCTGGGCGCGGCAGTGGCGGCGGTGGTCGCGGTCGTCTCGCCGTTTCAGGCCGCCACGGGCGTGCCGCTCGAATTCCTGATGATGGGGGGATGGACCATTCTCGGCATATTGTTCTGGTTCGGCACGACGCGTCGGCATGCCTGA
- a CDS encoding OsmC family protein yields MTKIELGTMMKRLRDEALAAAPADCLEPMEGVVTQIDGFRCTARFGELEMGVDEPVIFGGTGTAPNPAEVALAGLGASIQVTLLCYAGYLDIDVGDLQVKLSGALDARGFFDIDPTAPVGFYDIDARVSFTGKASAAELAQLFACVEKCCPVLAVFREPMTVNLSFDQRES; encoded by the coding sequence ATGACCAAGATTGAACTCGGCACGATGATGAAGCGCCTTCGTGACGAAGCGCTCGCCGCAGCACCGGCCGATTGTCTGGAGCCAATGGAGGGCGTGGTCACGCAAATCGACGGCTTTCGCTGCACCGCGCGTTTCGGCGAGCTCGAAATGGGTGTCGACGAACCGGTCATCTTCGGCGGCACTGGCACAGCGCCCAACCCGGCCGAGGTCGCGCTGGCCGGCCTTGGCGCGAGCATCCAGGTCACCCTGCTGTGCTATGCCGGCTATCTCGACATCGATGTCGGCGATTTGCAGGTGAAACTGTCCGGCGCTCTCGATGCCCGGGGTTTTTTCGATATCGATCCCACCGCTCCGGTCGGCTTTTACGATATCGATGCCCGCGTCTCCTTCACCGGCAAAGCTTCTGCCGCCGAGCTTGCGCAACTGTTCGCATGTGTCGAAAAATGCTGTCCGGTGCTGGCCGTCTTCCGCGAGCCGATGACGGTGAACCTCTCCTTCGACCAGCGCGAAAGCTGA
- a CDS encoding arginine N-succinyltransferase gives MTDSEIVIRAAGPADIDAFMRLATTVGKGMTNLPADKAVLLAKLDASVARLADGHDGVDPTPIWLALEIDGTVMGAAALFPSIGNDWPFYSYKRSNLRNRSLALEKTVTVETLTLNNDLGGMAEVGGLVVMPQARGSGAGRLAAQSRYLFMAEHRDWFPRSVMAEMRGYIDPQGRSPVWEALGRPFYQMDFEEADHFSGVAGNQFIAELGPRHCLYVSMLPEDARAALGRPHDASRIAYDMLLKEGFRDTGYCDIFDGGPQVFSEIDELRILRGGRQSIVGALGIDGDPVDSLCSAGRGAAFRAVRAPVIPGDGRLTLSERDAIALRVGAGDSVRHVALSD, from the coding sequence ATGACCGATTCAGAAATCGTGATTCGCGCCGCCGGGCCGGCCGATATCGACGCGTTCATGCGGCTTGCGACTACCGTCGGCAAAGGCATGACCAATCTGCCCGCCGACAAGGCTGTGCTGCTCGCCAAGCTCGATGCCAGTGTGGCGCGGCTCGCCGATGGGCACGATGGTGTCGATCCGACGCCGATCTGGCTCGCGCTGGAAATCGACGGTACGGTGATGGGTGCTGCCGCGCTGTTCCCGTCGATCGGCAATGACTGGCCATTCTACAGCTACAAGCGCAGCAATTTGCGCAATCGCTCGCTCGCGCTCGAAAAGACCGTCACGGTCGAAACGCTCACCCTGAACAATGATCTTGGCGGGATGGCCGAGGTCGGCGGCCTGGTGGTGATGCCCCAGGCACGCGGTTCGGGCGCGGGGCGGCTGGCTGCACAAAGCCGCTATCTCTTCATGGCCGAACATCGCGACTGGTTCCCCAGGAGCGTGATGGCGGAGATGCGCGGCTATATCGATCCGCAGGGCCGTTCGCCGGTCTGGGAAGCACTTGGCCGCCCGTTCTACCAGATGGATTTCGAGGAGGCCGATCATTTCAGCGGGGTCGCCGGCAACCAGTTCATCGCCGAGCTGGGGCCGCGCCATTGCCTCTATGTCAGCATGTTGCCGGAGGATGCTCGTGCGGCACTCGGCCGTCCGCACGATGCAAGCCGCATCGCTTACGACATGCTGTTGAAGGAGGGGTTCCGCGACACCGGCTATTGCGACATTTTCGACGGCGGGCCGCAAGTGTTCAGCGAGATTGACGAGCTGCGGATCCTGCGCGGTGGCCGTCAGTCAATTGTCGGCGCGCTCGGGATCGACGGCGACCCCGTCGACAGCCTGTGCAGCGCCGGCCGCGGGGCCGCCTTTCGCGCCGTACGGGCGCCGGTCATACCAGGCGATGGGCGGCTGACTCTGTCGGAGCGCGACGCGATCGCGCTCCGGGTCGGTGCGGGCGACAGCGTGCGTCATGTCGCACTGTCCGACTGA
- a CDS encoding histone deacetylase family protein, translating into MKIFFAPEQLLHAPLVELNRGELGPPFEHAGRATHIVTALEAAAIGAIETPRHFPESILCRVHDTAFVDFLRGAHDEWRALGRPGDALPICWPGRSEVTLTPPESLDGRLGHYSFDVMTPITSGSWAAVTRGADTALAGAAWLAGKDGGGRSAFSLCRPPGHDAGRSSYGGYCFLNNAAIAAQYLRDEGAERVAILDVDYHHGNGTQQIFYDRDDVLYVSIHADPSSDFPYFAGYRDELGRGAGDGFNHNLPLPRGTAWAAWNEAMDAAEGIVRRFAPEALVVSLGVDNFAGDPLSHFRFKTEDFARMGRRVAGIDLPTLIVFEGGYAVDELGNNVVSFFSGFEGA; encoded by the coding sequence GTGAAAATCTTCTTCGCACCAGAGCAATTGCTGCACGCGCCGCTGGTCGAACTCAACCGCGGGGAACTCGGTCCGCCGTTCGAGCATGCCGGCCGCGCGACCCATATCGTGACCGCACTTGAAGCGGCGGCGATCGGCGCGATCGAGACGCCGCGGCATTTTCCGGAAAGCATCCTGTGTCGTGTCCACGACACGGCCTTTGTCGATTTCCTGCGCGGCGCGCATGACGAATGGCGTGCGCTCGGTCGCCCTGGCGACGCGCTGCCGATCTGCTGGCCGGGACGATCGGAGGTGACGCTGACGCCGCCTGAATCGCTCGACGGGCGGCTGGGGCATTATTCGTTCGATGTCATGACCCCGATCACCTCGGGAAGCTGGGCCGCGGTGACGCGCGGCGCCGACACTGCGCTTGCCGGGGCTGCCTGGCTTGCCGGGAAGGATGGCGGCGGGCGGTCGGCCTTCAGCCTGTGCCGCCCGCCCGGTCATGATGCCGGACGCAGCAGTTATGGCGGTTATTGCTTCCTCAACAATGCGGCGATCGCCGCGCAATATCTGCGCGACGAAGGCGCTGAACGAGTGGCGATCCTCGATGTCGATTATCATCACGGCAACGGCACGCAGCAGATTTTCTACGATCGCGATGACGTGCTGTACGTGTCGATCCATGCCGATCCGTCGAGCGATTTTCCCTATTTCGCGGGGTATCGCGACGAACTGGGCCGAGGTGCGGGCGATGGCTTCAACCACAATCTTCCCTTGCCGCGCGGCACGGCGTGGGCGGCGTGGAACGAAGCGATGGATGCGGCCGAAGGAATCGTCCGCCGTTTCGCGCCCGAGGCTCTGGTGGTGTCGCTCGGCGTGGACAATTTCGCCGGCGATCCCTTGTCGCATTTCCGGTTCAAGACCGAGGATTTCGCACGGATGGGGCGGCGGGTTGCGGGGATCGATCTGCCGACCCTGATCGTGTTCGAGGGCGGCTATGCGGTGGATGAGCTGGGCAACAATGTCGTCAGCTTCTTCAGCGGTTTCGAGGGCGCGTAA
- a CDS encoding MSMEG_1061 family FMN-dependent PPOX-type flavoprotein, translated as MSIAFVQSEQQLRDLYGAPDTLALRKVLDHLDVHCRNFISASPFFMLATHDRDGHSDASPRGDQPGFVEILDDRHLLLPDKPGNNRIDSLINVFHSPSIGMLFLIPGVRETLRINGEARITCDPSLLLKHEEGGKVPKTGLVIEVREAFLHCARSVMRAKIWVPETWPDRKVVPSAGRIWSDHIALSSAAEQGEVQ; from the coding sequence GTGAGCATCGCATTTGTGCAGAGCGAACAGCAATTGCGCGACCTGTATGGCGCACCGGACACGCTCGCGTTGCGCAAGGTGCTCGATCATCTCGATGTCCATTGCCGCAATTTCATCTCGGCTTCGCCCTTCTTCATGCTCGCGACGCATGACCGGGATGGCCATAGCGACGCGTCACCGCGCGGCGACCAGCCGGGCTTTGTCGAGATCCTCGACGACCGCCATCTCCTGTTGCCCGACAAGCCCGGAAACAACCGCATCGACAGCCTGATCAATGTCTTTCATTCGCCCTCGATCGGCATGTTGTTCCTCATCCCCGGCGTCCGCGAAACCCTGCGCATCAATGGCGAAGCGCGCATCACCTGCGACCCGTCATTGCTGCTCAAACATGAAGAGGGCGGGAAGGTGCCGAAGACCGGCCTGGTGATCGAAGTGCGCGAAGCGTTCCTGCATTGCGCACGGTCCGTGATGCGCGCCAAGATCTGGGTACCGGAAACCTGGCCCGACCGCAAAGTCGTGCCTTCGGCAGGACGGATCTGGTCGGACCATATCGCGCTGTCCTCCGCAGCGGAACAGGGAGAGGTCCAGTGA
- a CDS encoding RidA family protein, with protein sequence MEDKRPLQIYPAEGPAPGGHYAPATISNGLIFVSGQLPVRAGPDHGLATAPFAAQARQAFENLLIVLRAAQSDVDHVAKVTIYLAGIELWPECNAIFAEVFGDARPARSIVPVPGLHYGYRIEVDAIAVAIS encoded by the coding sequence ATGGAAGACAAGCGACCGTTGCAGATCTATCCTGCCGAGGGCCCCGCGCCCGGCGGACATTATGCGCCGGCGACGATCAGCAACGGGCTGATCTTCGTTTCAGGCCAGTTGCCGGTCCGGGCCGGACCGGATCATGGCCTCGCCACCGCGCCGTTTGCGGCGCAAGCGCGCCAGGCGTTCGAAAATCTCCTGATCGTGCTCCGGGCGGCGCAGTCCGATGTCGACCATGTTGCGAAGGTCACCATCTATCTGGCCGGGATCGAGTTGTGGCCGGAATGCAATGCAATTTTCGCAGAAGTGTTCGGCGATGCGAGACCCGCACGCTCGATCGTGCCGGTTCCGGGCCTTCATTACGGCTATCGGATCGAGGTCGATGCCATCGCCGTGGCAATTTCCTGA
- a CDS encoding 3-keto-5-aminohexanoate cleavage protein, with protein MRKVILSCALTGGHEINPNYPTHLNYPVTPEDIAADAIRVARLGAAIVHIHARDPHTGLQTRDVAIYREICDRIRASDVDVIINLTCGHAAFFLPDPEDESRAAPGTDVGTVAERVAHIEACLPEICSLDVTTANQVDGGMDFVYLNTPRTLRAMARRFQELGVKPELEVFQAGDIMLANQLHREGVFDAPPLFQFVLGVKWGAPATPETMIYMRDLLPDGAVWAGFGIASLQMPMAAQAALLGGNVRVGLEDNIYLRKGEFATNAQLVERAVSVIQGLGYEMATPAEAREILGLRPRVPVAVA; from the coding sequence ATGAGAAAAGTCATTTTGAGCTGCGCCCTGACCGGAGGGCATGAGATCAATCCGAATTACCCCACGCACCTGAACTATCCCGTCACGCCCGAGGATATTGCGGCCGACGCGATCCGGGTCGCGCGGCTTGGCGCGGCGATCGTGCATATTCATGCGCGCGATCCGCACACCGGGCTGCAGACGCGCGATGTCGCGATCTACCGCGAGATTTGCGACCGGATCCGCGCCAGCGATGTCGATGTGATCATCAACCTGACCTGTGGTCATGCCGCCTTCTTCCTGCCCGATCCGGAGGACGAGAGCCGGGCAGCGCCGGGCACCGATGTCGGCACGGTTGCCGAGCGCGTCGCGCATATCGAGGCGTGTCTGCCGGAGATCTGCTCGCTGGATGTCACTACCGCCAATCAGGTCGATGGGGGCATGGATTTCGTCTATCTCAACACGCCGCGCACGCTGCGGGCGATGGCGCGCCGGTTCCAGGAACTGGGGGTGAAGCCCGAACTGGAAGTGTTTCAGGCGGGCGACATCATGCTCGCCAACCAGCTCCACCGCGAAGGCGTGTTCGACGCGCCGCCCTTGTTCCAGTTCGTGCTGGGGGTAAAATGGGGCGCGCCGGCCACACCGGAGACGATGATCTATATGCGTGACCTGCTGCCCGACGGCGCGGTCTGGGCAGGGTTCGGCATTGCGTCATTGCAAATGCCGATGGCGGCGCAGGCGGCTCTGCTCGGTGGCAATGTCCGGGTCGGGCTGGAGGACAATATCTATCTGCGCAAGGGTGAATTCGCGACCAACGCGCAACTGGTGGAGCGGGCGGTATCGGTGATCCAGGGGCTCGGCTATGAGATGGCTACCCCGGCGGAGGCCAGGGAGATACTCGGATTGCGGCCGCGTGTTCCGGTGGCCGTCGCCTAG